The region GAAATTAGTTATCCCTGGAATTGATCTAAGTACCGTACTTCATTTTTTTAAGGCATAATTTACTAAACTGCACCAGCAACAGTTTCTAGTGATTTATCCTGTATTACCAGTCCTGTTTGATGTGAGCTCAGCTGGCCTGATTACAGAGTCCTTCTTTGTATTGAAACCACAACAGTGTTTTCTCTGGACACCCACCAAGGTGTTATGTCTCTGATTCAAACCATACCAATAGGTCAACAACATCTCCAAGTCTGCATCCCAAAGTgcatccctatgggccctggttaaatgtagtgcactatatagggaatagggtgccatttgggatgcatattaGAACATGTATGTAACTTCACTTATGAGTACAGTTTTCAAGCCTACTGGTCTTTAAACAGATATACTTTATAACATGAAAACAAACAACCTCCAGGTCATAATGACTGCTGTGACAGATAGGTAGGAGAAAAATACATGGAAACCCCAACAACACAATGTGTGCTGTAAGAATGTAATGTTCATAACGTTTTTAAAGTTTCTTTGGAAAAACATGAagtcattctattctattctgtggtTATTGCATGTGGTCATAAATGGTTCTGAAACTGTTTTGCACCAAAAATTCCCCACTAAAAAATGCATTTCCAATAGTTAATTCCAGTTTATCTCTTTAATGTTGGCTCATAGATCAACTGCATCAAGGTCAAATCTGACTCAAGGTTTTAACTTTGTCTTTGTAACGTTGATTGCTCTGGACAACTTTATTCCAAACTGAATAGACTTGGCTAGACACGCAGCCCTAAAACAAGACATTTAGTAACATAAGTCATTTTGAGTTTGTGTGTCTCTCTTGGCAAGGTGTAGCTTGAAGAACCAAGTCTCACTGCATTCTTCTGTCAGGATATATTACATACTTATTGACTCCCTCTCCATCCCACTGACAGACATGCCTCCTAACCAGTCAGAATCCCTAGGTGACTGATTAACATTAGGGGTCCTCTGTATTTGCTTGGCCTCAGCTGGTGGGTCATGTTGTTTTGAATTCTCAATAGAGAGTGCTCTGTGACAGTCTCCTGTGCACACATAACCACAGGTTGATAACTAGAAATACGTTTTGATGCACATCACTTGGGCTAATCATATTATTGATGCTCTATAACTGGTCATAGAGTTATTGATGGTTGCAACAGTAGTTGATTCGATTATTATTTATGTTGCTATGATACTGTTATTGTACAATAAACAGCCTTacattatctaatataactctggtgaacagtaaggtacagtacagtacagttgatgACAAATGAGAAATGATAGACTCCCTGAAAGTCAAGGGGGGCAGGACTGCTCTGTTAAGCTCACTGTAGTGGagtttctctcttccttcctttgGTGTTCTgcacagggtctctctctctcttttctctctcacgGTTTCCTTCCTGTTCTCCTCTACACAGTGTCTCTCCCTCCCACTGTTCCCTCTGCGCGCACCACTGTGGGAGCTGGGTTTGAAACCCCTCTGATCCCAAAGGCTCATGGTGACAAACCACTTTCATCCCTGTCTCTGGGGCCTAACGGTGGAGACAACATTATGGTTGAAAGGGGAAACCGATTAAAATGATGCTGGTTGTTCTTCCCTCTCTAAAAGACCCATTTAGGCTATAGTCATTTGTAATATGGAAAGCGCATGGCATTTATTTAGTTTGTTTTACAGTCACACACAGTTTTACTGGATGATAATATCAAGGGGGTCTGGACTGTTACAATAGTAGACTATTTGAGGAGGTGGAATAGGATATCTCTTAGTCAATACCTCACAGTTTAAATGAACATATACATTAAGGGTAAAGGGTTTGCTCATATAAACAGTAGGACTACTGTCAGATTTGAAAAATAATATTTCCTTTTCCATCAGTAGTCCTAGATGTGGCTTTCAGAATATCAGAGGCCTATTTATAAGGGCATAATTCTTATAGAAAATATGTCATATTGTTTCGGGCTATAGAAATAATACATTGAAACTCATCAGTCAAAAATCGAGAGCCATACTCAAGATGAGCAATTGTAGACGATCCCTAAACCTTGCATCTGTTAGTCCAACCCTTTTTTCcatatggaggagagagagacggctcACTGAGACGGCAGGGCGCCTGGAAACAGGTTTGAACAGcgcagagcagagagaggctaTCAGGTTTGTTCGGGCAGCTAGAGTAGCAGAAGAACATTGTGGAGTCCGGACCTGTGTGTTGTGTATAGTAGGTCggatttttttctccaaattctGTCAgcgatatttttttatttttggggaCCTACAACATCTCTGCGCAACGGCGGGGAGAAGCAAAAACAACCAAAAGTTACGCAGGAAGGGAGTACATTTACAAGGAAAGAAAAACCCAACAAAGAAAGGGAGCGGGGAAGTAGTTTCTCGCTAGCTGGCGAGCTAGCTAGTTTTGGAAGAAACCGCAAAGAAAGTATGTCTGTGGCCGTGCGTAATGCTTTCGCAATGGATTATAACAGAGTACTGTGTATATTTTTGCAGGTGTTTTTATTGATCAGTTTAGGATCTATAAGGGTAAATGGACAGTATGGCGACCGGGGAATGTCTATTCCGGAGCACGGCTTTTGCCAACCGATTTCTATTCCACTTTGTACGGACATCGCATACAACGAGACCATCATGCCAAATTTACTAGGACACACATCCCAGGAGGACGCAGGGCTCGAGGTACACCAGTTTTACCCGCTTGTGAAAGTTCAGTGTTCTCCTGATTTAAAGTTTTTCCTCTGCTCCATGTATGCGCCTGTGTGCACGGTGCTTGAGCAGGCGCTTCCCCCGTGCAGGTCACTGTGCGAGAGGGCGAGACAGGGCTGCGAGGCGCTCATGAACAAATTCGGATTTCAGTGGCCGGAAAGGCTCGTGTGCGAGTCTTTCCCGGTTCACGGAGCGGGCGAGCTGTGCGTCGGGCAGAATATGTCGGGTCAAAGCACACCGGTCAATCCCACCCCCGATGTAACGGAGCCTCCGCATGATACTGGGATTGTAAAAGGACAGTTCAAGTGCCCGGCTTCGCTGAAAGTACCCACTTATTTGAATTACCGTTTTCTCGGTGAGGATGACTGTGGCGCACCGTGTGAGCCAAAGAAATCTAACGGAATGATGTACTTCAGCGAGGAAGAGTTAAAATTCGCCAGGATATGGATAGTAATCTGGTCCGTGTTATGTTGTGCATCCACGTTATTTACCGTTCTAACCTATCTAGTGGACATGAAGCGCTTCAGCTACCCTGAGCGTCCTATTATCTTCCTATCCGGTTGCTACACCATGGTATCCATTGCCTACATAGCTGGATTTCTCCTTGAGGACAAGGTGGTTTGCAATGACAGGTTTGACAACGACATTAGGACTGTGGTGCAGGGTACCAAAAAGGAGGGTTGTACCATCCTCTTCATGATGTTGTATTTTTTCAGCATGGCCAGCTCCATCTGGTGGGTCATCCTGGCCCTCACCTGGTTCCTGGCAGCAGGGATGAAGTGGGGTCACGAAGCCATCGAGGCCAACTCGCAGTACTTCCACCTGGCGGCGTGGGCTGTGCCCGCCATTAAGACCATCACTATCCTGGCGGTGGGCCAGGTGGACGGGGATGTCCTTAGCGGCGTGTGCTTTGTGGGCATCAACAGCGTGGACGCTCTCCGAGGCTTCGTCCTGGCACCGCTCTTCGTCTACCTCTTTATCGGCACCTCGTTCCTCCTGGCTGGCTTCGTGTCTCTGTTCCGGATCAGAACCATCATGAAGCACGACGGCACCAAGACGGAGAAGCTGGAGAAGCTGATGGTGAGGATAGGGATCTTCAGCGTGCTCTACACCGTCCCCGCCACCATCGTCATCGCCTGCTACTTCTACGAGCAGGCCTTCCGGGAGCAGTGGGAGAGGACGTGGATCAGCCAGACGTGTAAGACATACGCCGTGCCCTGTCCGGCCCACCCACACCCCAACATGAGCCCCGACTTCACCGTCTTCATGATCAAGTACCTCATGACTCTGATCGTGGGGATAACGTCCGGGTTCTGGATCTGGTCTGGGAAGACCCTCAACTCCTGGAAGAGGTTTTATACGAGACTGGCTAACAACAACCAGGGAGAGACCACGGtgtgagtggtctgagtggggcgAGACCTCTGGATGTACTGTAGCCTATGATGGGTGTCCCCCACACACAAAAACAGAACGGTTTATTTACAGACTGAATGAATGATAATCGTTTTTGGACT is a window of Salmo trutta chromosome 37, fSalTru1.1, whole genome shotgun sequence DNA encoding:
- the LOC115176472 gene encoding frizzled-1 gives rise to the protein MSVAVRNAFAMDYNRVLCIFLQVFLLISLGSIRVNGQYGDRGMSIPEHGFCQPISIPLCTDIAYNETIMPNLLGHTSQEDAGLEVHQFYPLVKVQCSPDLKFFLCSMYAPVCTVLEQALPPCRSLCERARQGCEALMNKFGFQWPERLVCESFPVHGAGELCVGQNMSGQSTPVNPTPDVTEPPHDTGIVKGQFKCPASLKVPTYLNYRFLGEDDCGAPCEPKKSNGMMYFSEEELKFARIWIVIWSVLCCASTLFTVLTYLVDMKRFSYPERPIIFLSGCYTMVSIAYIAGFLLEDKVVCNDRFDNDIRTVVQGTKKEGCTILFMMLYFFSMASSIWWVILALTWFLAAGMKWGHEAIEANSQYFHLAAWAVPAIKTITILAVGQVDGDVLSGVCFVGINSVDALRGFVLAPLFVYLFIGTSFLLAGFVSLFRIRTIMKHDGTKTEKLEKLMVRIGIFSVLYTVPATIVIACYFYEQAFREQWERTWISQTCKTYAVPCPAHPHPNMSPDFTVFMIKYLMTLIVGITSGFWIWSGKTLNSWKRFYTRLANNNQGETTV